In the Elizabethkingia bruuniana genome, ATAGATTCAATTAAGCATTTTTACGATATAAATGCGGTTAAAATAAATTCTCCTGATAATATCATTGAAGGTTCAAGCCAAATAGCTAATTATTTTAAAGCTCAAAAAGAAAAAATTACATCAATTAAATCTCTGTTTAGCGTAGAAGCGAATAGTAAAAGGAAAATAAATTATGAATTGGTTAGTTATAAAACCGATGACCAAAAAGAGTTTATTGGAATTGTAATTTGGAAAGTAGAAAATGAAAAGATAATTAGAGAATTTGAATTCACAAAAGAAAGTAGTTTAGACTCTAAAAAAGTTGATACCGCAAATATATCTGAAAGAAGAAAATTATGGATCCAACTCTGTAATGAAAATAACCCTAAGAATCTGATTAAAGAACTCTACAGTAGCAATATTATTTATTATAATCATAAACCATTAGTAAAAGGAACAGATGATTTGATTAAGGAATATAGCTATATGGATAACAAAAATTACCATCTAAAACTACATCCATTAACATTAAAGACTGTAAATGCTAGTTTCGCTTTTGAAATTGGACAATGTATAGGAAGTTATAACGGAAAGTATATTATTGTTTGGGAAAAGGGCGCCGATGGAAAATGGAAAATAATTGTTGATTCAAATATATAAATGTCCCCGTGCTAGCGCGAGCGTCACGCTGGTGCTTGAATCTATATAAATTAGCCGGAACCAGCCATTTATCATCGTTCAACTTTTATTTATATTTGTTTCTATAGCAAATAGGTAAAGCAAAAACAGTATACAAATTGAGATGAAACCTGCCAGAATTCAAGTTGACTTTAACGAACTTATTGAAAGCGATCTGGTTTTGCTTTCCCAGCAGGACATTAAATTGGACAATAGCGGGCAAGAAGTTTTACTATTCCCGGGCAAAGAAATTGACATTTATATGGATGATACAGATGAAAATGGGGCTGTTGACAATTTAGTAGCCAGTGGAACTGTAGAGCTAAATAAGACGGGATTATTTCCGATTTGCAAATGGAATTGCAGAATTAATGCAAATGGGATTCAACACGAAAGCGAATTCAAAAATAATAAAAAGTAAATTGAAAAATCAAAGCATAACATTTATTGTCTTTTTAAGCTATCTAACATTTTCTTGCGGTCAGAAAAATGAAAAAGTCGAAAATAAAATTTCGGTTGAGAATACAAATACTGAAAACTCAATTTCCACAGAAATTAAATCGACTACGAAAGAAAATGAAATGAACAATACTATAATAAAAATCGTTAAGGCCTATCAAAAGAAAGATGAAAACACCTTAAATAGCTTAATATACAAAGATTATGGGCTTACATTTCTGTTTGCCAGAGGCGTCGCTGATAATATCTCTACAGCAAAACAAATTTCATTCAAGGAGCCTGTTCCAGAATATTTACCGTATGACACAAATTTTGAAATACAATATCTGATAAATGAAACTGGTTCTCCCGTCTTCAGCTGTGAAACTGAAAGCTGGAATAAGCCTTCCGGGATTTATGTTGATATGACGACCAACAACAAATTTTTATCAACAATTGCAATAAGTGAAAATAAGCTTACGGAAGAAACCATTTGGAATGGAAAAGAAATTAAGTTATTTGAAGAAATAGAGCGTAAAAGTCATAAAGTCACTTTAATTGGTAAAAATCAAGAAACTTTTATTTTCTACATAGCCAAAATAAATAATAAATGGTATTTAACTGCAATAGACAGATTTGAAGTTTGTTCTGCCTAAAAAGCACTGAACCGGAGAATGGAAATATTATTGTTTTACTAAAGACAACAACAGAAATAGATCTAATTCTAGGGAAATATTTATCATAAGGATTCGTAAGTTTAAGAATAAATGTTATTTTTAGCACTTACAACAAATTACATGAACAACACCAGGAAAATATCAATATTAATAGGTTTCTTTTTATTTACTTTATTTTATTCTCAGACAGACAAAAAAGACAGCCTTATCGCCAGTTTCACCTATTTAGTAAAGGCTAAGCTCTATAAGTCTACTCCCGATAAGATATATGAAGAACTATTTTCTCTGCAGGTATTAAAGGATCGTGCTTTCTTTATTAGTGAGCAATCGATGAAATATGATTCTACTTTTCAGAGTGAATTTCAAAAAGCTACTGTAGGAGGCACTACACATATAGACTTCAGAGGAAAATCTTTTCCAAAGACAAGATTTCCATATACTGTATTACAAACCAATCAGAACAATCAGTATTTCGAAAGAGCCGGAATGTCATTACTCAGCTATAAAGAACCTGTAATCAACAACTGGAAACTTGTAGACGAGTCAAAAACCATACAGTCATTCAACTGCAGAAAAGCAGAAGTCAATTACAATGGAAGAAACTGGACGGCATGGTATACTACCGATATTCCGCTTGCTTATGGTCCTTATAAATTTACAGGATTACCGGGGTTAATTATTAAAATATCCGATCAGAGCGGAGACTATGATTTTGAACTTGTAAAATCCATACCAAGCAGTCAGCTGAAAGGTAAGATGCTGGCTATTGAAAAACGCAGATATGAGAATGCCAGCGCAACAACTATGATGGGCTTGCGGGAAGCAAAAAAGAACTCCGTCAATAATATGGTCGGAGCACTTCAAAGTATGGAAACAACTATATTACCCGAATCCAGAGAAACCGTAAGGGATATTCAACTGCAAAAACAAAAAAATTTAAACGACGAGAATACTATTGAAAGAATTCAATAGCACGGCACGATGACAGAACGAAAAAAATACAACGGAACATATACTGACCATTCAGGAACAACTTCTGTAATTGTTGAGAACGATTTTAAAAATTTATATACCGAAATTGACGGTGTTAAATTTTCAGGATCTGAATTTTCCGATCTGTCTGTAGATGATAAAACAAAATATACCAAGCAGCAGCTGGAAAGATTTACATGGAGTAAAACACCTGTTTACAACTCAGAAATAGTCAGAGAAGAACTTTGCAACTGTACTTTTAAAATTTTGGTTCCACAGCTAATTATAGATAAAACAACAGATTCAGAATTTTATTCAGATCTGAAAATTGAATACACACTGGGAAATGCTGAACCAAATGGCGGAATTGAAGATGAGAGAATTGCAGTCTCTTTAACCATCGAAGGAAAGCTTTATACCGGTATTGGTGATCTAATGGAAACTGCGTTGGACGAGATTCATAGTCAATTTGGAGAAAGCTATCATTTTAAAAACTGTTATGGTTGTCTGTATGGCGACTATAGCGTTTACGGACAAAGTAGCTTTGGGACAATGCTGTGTTTCGCTGCTCAAAAAGAGAAATATAAAAAAGTGACCAACAAACAGGAATACATGGACCTTCCAACTGATGAAGCCACCACCGTACAGGAAATATATTACTGTGATCAATATGAAGTAAGAAAATCCGGAGCAGGTTATCGCGGCTAAGAATAGATACTAATGATACAATACCAACAATGAATAAATTAATCCCGGCACTAAGTTTTATAATACTCATGTCTTGTGGAAAACAGGAGAACAAAACCAGTGTTGCAACAACTGAAAAGACAGAACATATTGTTCAGGATACTACAGCCTCTAAAATTACTTTTCACAAGACAGATGGAAAAGCAGTCTTGCTGGGTAATGACATAAAACTTCTGGATGGAAATTTTAAAGAAACAAAAGATATCAGCAGCCTGAACGAAAAGCTTGTTGATATAACAGAAATAAGTGACCTTACTTACAAAGCAAATCCGGCAGATGAACACTGTCAGGAATTCAGGTATGTCAAAATAAAAACAAAAGATGCTGAAGGCTATGTTGATGGCAGAAAAGTCTACGGACTGACAAAAGATGCCCAGATTAAAATATTAAAGACCAACAATAACGAAGTTTCCTTTACACCGACAGCTTATTTTGGTATTGGCGTTTCGGATGACGATGGCCTGACGGGCTGTCCGATTAATTCTCCGGTTATCTTCTCCGACAAATCTGCTAAGTATGAAGGATTGGTAAAAATGGTAAAGAATACAAATTACAAAAGCGATTATCCATATTTTGAACTTAAAAATGATGATGGAGCAAACGATGAAATTCTAAACATCGAAAAACAGGGCAATAAATATCTTCTTACAATAAAGCGAACCTATCAGGAAGGTGGTGCGAATCTTCTAGTAACCGTATCTAAAGACAAAAACGGGAAATTTGTAGCTGAGATTTTGGAAAACAAACGGACTGAAGAATAACATCACTTTCCGTAATATTTTAATCATACTATATTAATTTCTAAACAAAATCAACAGATTACCATACATTCTATAAACATAATCTCAATAGAATGCTTAAATTTAGGCTTTGTATACAAATACAAGTTAAAACTAAGCCTCCATGAAAAAAGTATTTTTAGCATTTCTATTCCTCATCAAGATTACAACAATATCTGCCCAACAATCCGAAACTCAGGATTTAAACAGTATTTCCAATTATTTCCAGGAAATTAAAACAGCTACCCAGCAAAACACCAGATTATGGAACAAGGACCTGTATGGTGGCATTCTGCTGGTAGAGCCCAAAACCAGACAATTATACAGCAACGAAGAAGATGCCCAGAACAGTTTAACAAAACAAGGTAACATATACGTCGGAAAATTACCCGACAATATTAATATGGCCAATACTTCCCTAATGTGGAATGGCAAAAACTGGGCTATGATCATGCTGCCACTGTCTGAAAATAAAAACGACCGGATAAACTTACTGGCGCACGAACTTTTCCACAAAGCTCAATCTGCATTAGGATTTACTCAGAATAATAAAGAAAGCAACCATCTTGACCAGAAAGACGGGAGAATATACCTTCGCCTGGAACTGGAAGCTCTTACAAAAGCCGTTCTTTCCGATTCAAAAAAGGAACAAAAAGAACATCTGACCAATGCGCTTATATTCAGAAAATACAGACATACTCTTTTCCCGGAATCTTCCACTATTGAGAATCAATTAGAATTGAACGAAGGCCTTGCAGAGTACACCGGATTTATGATAAGCGGAAGAAACAAAGCGCAAACAAAAGAACATTTTGTAAAGACAACCAAAGCTTTTCTTAAAAATCCAACCTATGTCCGCTCATTCGCTTACAGTACCATTCCGGTTTATGGTTATTTGCTCAGCCAAAAGGATAAATACTGGAATCAAAAAATTAAAGGTGACACCAATCTTACAGATTTCTTCATTCAGGATTTCGGAATAAAAACACCCGCTCATTTAAAGGCCAGCGTTGACAAAATTGCCAACAACTACAACGGAACAGCTATTTTTTCGGAAGAAAAAGTAAGAGATGAAAAAATAAAAAAATTGATCGCTGAATATAAAAGCAAATTGATTGAACAGCCACATCTTGAAATAAAATTTGAGAAAATGAATGTTTCTTTTGACCCAAGGAATATAATCCCGATTCAAAATAAGGGAACTGTTTATCCAACGATTCGGGTTACAGACAACTGGGGTATTCTGGAAGTTACAAAGGGAGCATTAATGAGTCCCAACTGGGATAAAATATCGGTGAGCTCGCCTGTAAAAATAAATGATGAACTGATTGAAGGAGAAGGCTGGACGATCAAAATCAATAAAGCCTACACTGTAAAAAAAGATGAGAAAAGCAACAATTACATACTTATGAAAAAATAAACTGAATAAAATATAAACAACTATTTAACAGAAAAATGAAAATAATTGACAAACTAGCCTGGATCGAACTAAAAGACAAATCCATTTTGTCTACCAAAAGCTTCGGAAAAGACAAATATTATCTGCCTGGTGGTAAAAGAGAAACCGGAGAAACAGACGAGCAAGCGCTTATCCGCGAGATAAATGAAGAGCTGAGTGTAACGATAGACAACAAAACACTTAATTATATCGGGACTTTCGAAGCTCAGGCACATGGACATGAAGAAGGTATAGTTGTAAAAATGACTTGCTACGCTGCGGAATATTCCGGAGAACTAAAAGTAAGTTCTGAAATCGAAGAAATGAAATGGTTGAAATATTCGGACAAAGACAAGATATCTGAAGTTGACAAATTGATTTTCGATAACCTGAAAGATAAAGGTTTACTGGATTAACATAGCTTGGAATACTAAAATTGATGTCAGATTGAGCTTTTCTGAAAGAAAAGAGCGTCGAAATCCAATCAATTTCAGTATCCAGAGTTAGTCTTCGATACGATTCTTTCCAAAAATCACTCTGACTGACAATATAGTATTAAGAATTTGCTTAACTTAAATTCAGGGATAAATTAACACAATACTCAACATATGGAAAACAAAAAAGCAACAACTATTATTTTTGCCACTATAGCCATTATTCTTGGTTTTACACTCTATAAACAATTTGATTTTCAGACCTTCAAATTTGAAAAACCGGCATTGGCACCTGTTTATGCTACAACCTTTTTTGCCAGTCTTTTCTTTCTGGCAAGAAATGCGAAAAAGAAATAACAACAATAATTATATTGGTATAAAACCACTCTGAAACTTAGAGCGGTTTTTTATTTTTTCTATCCAACAATATATTTTATATTCTCTTTTTTCATTAATTTCGACAGACAATCAATTATTTAGCTTTCAATCTTTACACCGGATCAACTTAATAATATGAAATATCCTGTTATTTATATTTTTATCCTGCTCTTTTCAGCATTTGCTTTGGGACAGACAAAACAAGATACACTGGCGATAAAGCAGGCGGCTCTTGATTATATAGAATCACAGCATTCACCAAATCCTGCCAGAATGGAGCGTGCCTTACATCCCAGAATGGTAAAGCGTACTTTCTGGAAAGACAAAGCTACAGGCAAAGATTATGTTCGGGAAACCAATACAGAATCTATGGTATTGCTTGCTGAGAGCTATAACAAAAACGGAGATAAATTTCCGGCTTCTCCACGAAAAGATATAAAACTACTCGATGTTTCTGACGGAACAGCTTCTGTTAAGCTCTTTGCAGATGAATGGATAGATTATATGCATCTCGTTAAACTCAATGGCACATGGAAGATCATCAATGTTCTGTGGCAATACAATGATTCCAAACGTCAAACCAATTAATTTTATTACCATGCCCAACTTTATTATAGATTGCTCACAGGATATTATTCAGCAGGCAGCGCCTGACGATATTATGAACGCTGTTTACGAAACCGCTGAAGCAACTGGATTATTTGCAGCCAATGACATAAAAGTAAGAATACAGCCTTTCCAGTATTACAAACTGGCTGAAAGCAAGAAAAACTTTATCCACATTTTCGGCTATATAATGGAAGGACGGACTACGGAACAAAAAGCCGATCTTTCAAAACAGATTATTACAAAACTTGCAGTCTTACTTCCCGATATTTCATTTTTATCCATCAGTATCAACGATTTCGAAACAGCTACCTATTGCAACAAATCATTGATTAATCCGGAGAATACAAATCATAACAGGCATTTTGAACTATAAACAATACACTTACTAACAATGGAGCCTCAGTTTTTCAGTACGCAATCCGATTTCCGAACGTGGTTAGAAAATAACCATCAGGCAGAGGCTGAGCTTCTGGTAGGCTTTTATAAAGTGAACAGTGGCAAACCTTCTATGAGCTGGTCGGAATCTGTGGATCAGGCAATCTGTTTCGGCTGGATCGACGGGGTAAGAAGATCTGTAGATGAGGAAAGCTATACCATTCGCTTCACTCCCCGAAAGAAAGACAGCATCTGGAGCGCTATCAACATAAAAAAAGTTGAAGAACTCTCTG is a window encoding:
- a CDS encoding DUF6304 family protein is translated as MTERKKYNGTYTDHSGTTSVIVENDFKNLYTEIDGVKFSGSEFSDLSVDDKTKYTKQQLERFTWSKTPVYNSEIVREELCNCTFKILVPQLIIDKTTDSEFYSDLKIEYTLGNAEPNGGIEDERIAVSLTIEGKLYTGIGDLMETALDEIHSQFGESYHFKNCYGCLYGDYSVYGQSSFGTMLCFAAQKEKYKKVTNKQEYMDLPTDEATTVQEIYYCDQYEVRKSGAGYRG
- a CDS encoding 5-carboxymethyl-2-hydroxymuconate Delta-isomerase; amino-acid sequence: MPNFIIDCSQDIIQQAAPDDIMNAVYETAEATGLFAANDIKVRIQPFQYYKLAESKKNFIHIFGYIMEGRTTEQKADLSKQIITKLAVLLPDISFLSISINDFETATYCNKSLINPENTNHNRHFEL
- a CDS encoding GLPGLI family protein, yielding MNNTRKISILIGFFLFTLFYSQTDKKDSLIASFTYLVKAKLYKSTPDKIYEELFSLQVLKDRAFFISEQSMKYDSTFQSEFQKATVGGTTHIDFRGKSFPKTRFPYTVLQTNQNNQYFERAGMSLLSYKEPVINNWKLVDESKTIQSFNCRKAEVNYNGRNWTAWYTTDIPLAYGPYKFTGLPGLIIKISDQSGDYDFELVKSIPSSQLKGKMLAIEKRRYENASATTMMGLREAKKNSVNNMVGALQSMETTILPESRETVRDIQLQKQKNLNDENTIERIQ
- a CDS encoding nuclear transport factor 2 family protein codes for the protein MKYPVIYIFILLFSAFALGQTKQDTLAIKQAALDYIESQHSPNPARMERALHPRMVKRTFWKDKATGKDYVRETNTESMVLLAESYNKNGDKFPASPRKDIKLLDVSDGTASVKLFADEWIDYMHLVKLNGTWKIINVLWQYNDSKRQTN
- a CDS encoding NUDIX hydrolase, translated to MKIIDKLAWIELKDKSILSTKSFGKDKYYLPGGKRETGETDEQALIREINEELSVTIDNKTLNYIGTFEAQAHGHEEGIVVKMTCYAAEYSGELKVSSEIEEMKWLKYSDKDKISEVDKLIFDNLKDKGLLD